The nucleotide window GAATATCTTCCCTTCTGTCATTTAAGGCAGGAACTTTTATCAAAATAACTGCCAAACGATGGTATAAATCCTCTCTGAAACGACCAGCTTCAATTTCACTTTTTAAGTCTTTATTAGTCGCAGCAATCACACGAACGTCCACTTTTATATCATTATCTGCTCCAACTCTGGTAATGATTCCTTCTTGTAAAGCTCTCAAAACTTTGGCTTGCGCCGATAAACTCATATCCCCAATTTCATCAAGAAAAATGGTTCCTTTATTGGCCACTTCAAATTTTCCGGCACGGTCTTTCACCGCCGATGTAAAAGCGCCTTTTATATGACCAAACAACTCACTCTCTATCAATTCGCCAGGTATGGCAGCACAATTCACTTCGACCATAGGAGCACTCGAACGATCGCTTTTGTCATGTAATTGATGCGCAACTAATTCTTTTCCGGTTCCATTTGGTCCGGTAATCAAAACTCTGGCATCGGTTGTAGCAACTTTATCAATCATGACTTTCACTAGGTTGATTGCTTCGCTATCTCCTACTATATCATATTTTTTACTGACTTTCTTTTTAAGGATTTTGTTCTCAACAGCCAGTTTTTTTCTGTCTAACGCGTTTCGAACCGTATTTAACAATCGGTTCAAATCTGGTGGTTTTGAAATATAATCAAATGCTCCTAAACGCATCGTATTAATCGCCGTTTCCATATCTCCATGACCAGATATCATGACAATAGGAATTTCAGTATCTATTTTTTTTACGGCCTCCAACAATTCAACGCCATCCATTTTTGGCATCTTTATGTCACATAAGACCAAATCATAGTCGTTTTCTTTTATTTTTCCAAGACCTGCGACACCATCTTCGGCAACATCAACTTCATAAGATTCATTTTCTTCGCAAAGTATTTTGGCTAGCACTCTTCTGATAGCTTCTTCGTCTTCGATAATTAGAATTTTACTCATATTTATATTTTAAGAGTCTGAGAATCTAAGTTACTAAGATTCTGAGTTTTTTTTAAGCTTTTGATAAACTAAGTTCATAAAATTCCGAGTGCTCATAAAAATTAGCAATTCAGCTCGTTAAAGACTTTTAATATTTCAACCACTTATATAATTCTTTCCAACTCGGTTTTTTTCCATACATCAAAATTCCAACACGGTAAATTTTGGCAGCAAACCAAACGACACCCAAAAACGTTGAAAATAACAAAGATACGGAAATTGCAATTTGCCACCATGGAACACCGAAAGGAATACGCATTAACATAACAATTGGAGAGGTCAAAGGTATCATCGAGAAAACCACAGCAATTGTCCCATGAGGATCATTGATAACCGTAAAAAAGCCTATGTAAACACTAAGCATCAATGGCATTATGATTGGCAAAAGAAATTGTTGCGAGTCGGTTTGATTATCAACCGCAGCTCCAATTGCAGCATAAAAAGAACTGTATAAAAAGTAACCTCCAATAAAATAAACAATAAAACTAATCAGAATACCGGCGATTGGCAAATTCCATATTTCTTTAAGATACATTTGGGCTGTCCCTGAAAATTCTTGTTGTGCCACATGCATCATTTCAGGAGAAACTTTGGCGGTAGCCCCAATATTCACTCCAAAAAAGGCCGAAGCAGCAAACATCAATGACAAACCGATAAAAGTCCAAATCAAAAATTGCAACAAACCTGCCAGTGATGTTCCGATGATTTTCCCCATCATCAATTGGAAAGGTTTCACCGAAGAAATGATAATCTCTACAATTCGATTGGTTTTTTCTTCGATTACGCTTCGCATTACCATATTCCCATAAATGATGATGAACATCATGATAAGGTAGCCAAAGGCGGCTCCTATGCCAATTTTTATTTCGTTAAGCCCTTTAATACTCTCTTCGCCAGAAGCCTTTGTTAAATTCAAAACCACATTGGCTTGGGCTTTTTTTATTGCCAAAGTATCCAAATGCGCATGTTCCAAATTGTCTTTCGTCAATTTATCGGCAATAATTCTTTGCACTTTTTCGATAAAAACAATACTTGGACTATCATTTGAAACCAATTGTATCTTAGTTTCCAAATCTTTATTGGCAGTTATTTTAGGAACATAAAGCAGGGCTTCATAATTTTCCTTTGTAATACTGTCTTTGAGAACCTGTAGATTAACCCTTGAATAATCAAGGTATTTATAATCACTGTTTTTATTGTTTAAAGCCATAAATTCATTGACAAACAAACCCGATTCGTCATGAATAGCTACAAGCTTAGTATCCGGTTTCATAGAACTCAAATACGCGACAAACCCGGCAATGGCGACAAACAACAACGGACTTAAAAAGGTCATGACAATAAATGACTTATTGCGAACCTTGGCAACAAACTCTCTTTTTATGATTAATGAAATTATACTCATTTTAAATTTTTCGATTTTAGACTTCAGATTTAGGATTTACTTAAACCTGAGATGTCACTGTTTGGATAAAAATATCATTCACACTCGGGATTTTTTCGACAAAATGCATCACCTGACCGCGTTGTGACAAGACATGTAACAATTCGTTCGGAGTAGCATTTCCCAATTGAATTTCTAATTTTATTTCATCATTCAAGGATTTAAAATTGGCTTCACCCACCTTAAATTTTTGTGTTACATCATACATCAAACCTTCCACATTATCCGATAGGATTCCAACTTCGAAACGATTCGTCTTGTGTTTTCTTTTTACATCGATTAACTTTCCTTCAATCAATTTGTTTGATTTATGAATAAGTGCAATGTCATCACACAACTCCTCCACGCTTTCCATTCTGTGGGTAGAAAAAATAATGGTGGCGCCCTCTTCTTTCAATGCCAAAATTTCATCTTTGATGACATTCGCATTTACAGGGTCAAATCCGGAAAAAGGTTCGTCAAAAATCAACAATTTAGGTTTGTGCAAAACGCAAACTACAAATTGTATTTTCTGTGCCATTCCTTTAGACAACTCCTGTATTTTTTTGTTCCACCAGCCTTTGATATCCAGACGATCAAACCAATATTCCAATTGTTTTTTGGCCTCGGCTTTAGACAGTCCTTTCATTTGTGCCAAATACAAACACTGCTCACCCACTTTCATACTGCTGTATAAGCCACGTTCTTCGGGAAGATATCCAATATATTGTACGTGTTTTGGCTGAAGCAGTTCGCCATCAAGAATGATTTTGCCGCTATCGGGCATCGTAATTTGATTGATAATTCGAATTAGTGAAGTTTTCCCTGCTCCATTTGGACCCAAAAGCCCGTAGATACTTCCTTTGGGAACAGTCAATGACACTTCGTTAAGCGCAACATAATCACCATATTGCTTAACTACTTTATTTACTTCAAGAATAGTACTCATGCTATTTTTTTAATTGGCGTAAAAGTAAATAATTTCGAGCCTAAACTCTCTTAATTATCCATTAAAAAACCCATCCTAAACGAATAAAGGATGGGTTTGTATTTTTTTATTTAAAAAAATTAAGAAAACATGTCTTTAACTTTTTCAAAAAATGATTTTTCTGATTTTTCAGGATTTGGTGTAAAGTTGTCATCCGTCAATGCTTTTTCAAAAAACTGTTTTTGTTCTTTGTTCAACGTTTTTGGCGTCCAAACATTTACATGTACCAATAAATCCCCGCTTCCATAACCGTTGATACTAGGAATACCTTTCCCTTTTAATCTTAAGATCTTACCAGATTGAATACCTTCTTCCAGTTTAATCCTTACTTTTCCGTTTACGGCATCAATATCTTTTGAAATTCCAAGAACTGCTTCGGCAAAACTGATGTATAAATCGTAGTGCAGGTTTTCGCCTTCACGTTTTAGGAATTCGTGTTCTATTTCTTCAATAACTACAATCAAATCTCCCGGAACACTGTTGCCCGGAGCATCATTTCCTTTACTGGAAACTTTCAATTGCATACCATCCACAACACCTGCTGGAATTTTGATAGAAACGGTCTCGTCTTCCACAATCATTCCTTGAGAATCGGCATTGTTTGGTTTTTTGTCCAAAATTTGACCAGAACCTCCACAAGTAGGACAAGTCGAAGCCGATTGCATTCTACCCAAAATAGTATTGGTAACTCGCATCACCTGACCTTGACCATTACAAGTCGAACAAGTTTTGTAAGTTACGCCCGGAGCCTGAACTTTACGTTTTACTTTTACTTTTTTCTCAACACCATTGGCAATTTCTTCCAGATTCAATTTTACTTTAATACGCAAATTGCTTCCTTTTGCACGACGAGGGCCACCGCCTCCACCGCCAAATCCACCGAATCCACCACCGAAGATATCTCCAAATTGACTGAAAATATCATCCATGTTCATTCCGCCATGACCTCCGCCAAATCCTCCGGAACCGTCAAATGCCTGATGTCCGTATTGATCATATTTTGCTTTTTTGGCAGGATCACTCAACACTTCATAAGCTTCGGCAGCCAATTTAAAATTTTCTTCTGCCTCTTTGTCGCCAGGATTTTTGTCAGGATGGTATTTCAATGCACTTTTTCTGTATGCCTTTTTAATTTCGGCTGCATCTGCACCTTTTGAAATGCCTAATATTTCGTAAAAATCTTTTTTCATAATATTTTAAAGTAAATTCCAAGATTTTCAAATTGCAAATTCCAACTTAGAAAACTGAGCTTTTTCATTAAAAAGCCCTTAGTTTTATGAATTGAAATTTGTAATTTTTATTTTTAGGATTTTATTTTTTTAGTTACCAATTACCACTTTTGGAAAACGAATAATTTTATCGCCCAGTTTATATCCTTTTTCAAGAACATCCACAACTTTTCCTTTCATCTTCTCTGATGGAGCTGGAATTTGGGTAATTGCTTCAGCAAAATCAGCATTGAATGCATCTCCCGCTTTAACGTCAACTTGTTCTAAACCTTTAGCAACCAATGTTCCTTTTAGTTTTTCGTGAATCAATTCAACACCTTTAGCTAAAGATTCATCTTCTGATTTACTGATTTCAACTATAGCTCTGTCAAAATCGTCCAATATTGGCAACATGGCAAGCAATACTTCCTGATTGGCAGTTTTGAATAATTCTATTCTTTCCTTTGCAGTACGTCTTTTGTAATTTTCAAATTCAGCGAATAATCTCAAAAACTTATCTTTTTCTCTAGCCAAGTCTTGAGTTAATTGCTCTTCAACACTTAATTCTTCAATAATAAGTTGCTCTCCATTTGCATTATTCTCTAATGTCGCGTCATCTAATTCTTGATCGAATTCTGTATTTTCTGTAGTCATATTACTTTTATTTTTAAAAATATTTTTAAACATAGTTTTATCCTTTATTTTGATTGCAAAAGTACTGCCAAAACTTATAAAATGTCAAATTGTCATCTTTTTTTAAAAATAAAATTTTATCAAAACAATTAACTTTCTGTCAATCGAAAAAATTTAATATATTTTTAAGATTGAAATTCTATAGTTTTTTCTATTTTTGGAAACAGATTTTTATTCAATCCCCTAAGAATACAACTCTCAAATCATTGAAAATAAGGTTGTTTTCTATATAATTATTAATTCACTATTGCCTTATATCAAAAAAAGCTTCGTTTAACAGTAAACGAAGCTTTTTTTATTTCAAAAAGTCAGTTTATTTCAACCGAATGCTCCATTCAAAATCCATTTCGGAGACCTGTAGCCCTTCTTCATTAGTCCCTATAGATTTCATCCAAAAAGTTTGTCCTTCGCCATCGGCAATAGTCTTTTGAATTGCATCGTCAATCAAATTGCCGTC belongs to Flavobacterium aquiphilum and includes:
- a CDS encoding sigma-54-dependent transcriptional regulator, translating into MSKILIIEDEEAIRRVLAKILCEENESYEVDVAEDGVAGLGKIKENDYDLVLCDIKMPKMDGVELLEAVKKIDTEIPIVMISGHGDMETAINTMRLGAFDYISKPPDLNRLLNTVRNALDRKKLAVENKILKKKVSKKYDIVGDSEAINLVKVMIDKVATTDARVLITGPNGTGKELVAHQLHDKSDRSSAPMVEVNCAAIPGELIESELFGHIKGAFTSAVKDRAGKFEVANKGTIFLDEIGDMSLSAQAKVLRALQEGIITRVGADNDIKVDVRVIAATNKDLKSEIEAGRFREDLYHRLAVILIKVPALNDRREDIPLLIKHFASKIASEQGNAVKHFSDEAINLLKEYDWTGNIRELRNVVERLIILGGNEISESDVKAFASK
- a CDS encoding ABC transporter permease produces the protein MSIISLIIKREFVAKVRNKSFIVMTFLSPLLFVAIAGFVAYLSSMKPDTKLVAIHDESGLFVNEFMALNNKNSDYKYLDYSRVNLQVLKDSITKENYEALLYVPKITANKDLETKIQLVSNDSPSIVFIEKVQRIIADKLTKDNLEHAHLDTLAIKKAQANVVLNLTKASGEESIKGLNEIKIGIGAAFGYLIMMFIIIYGNMVMRSVIEEKTNRIVEIIISSVKPFQLMMGKIIGTSLAGLLQFLIWTFIGLSLMFAASAFFGVNIGATAKVSPEMMHVAQQEFSGTAQMYLKEIWNLPIAGILISFIVYFIGGYFLYSSFYAAIGAAVDNQTDSQQFLLPIIMPLMLSVYIGFFTVINDPHGTIAVVFSMIPLTSPIVMLMRIPFGVPWWQIAISVSLLFSTFLGVVWFAAKIYRVGILMYGKKPSWKELYKWLKY
- the dnaJ gene encoding molecular chaperone DnaJ is translated as MKKDFYEILGISKGADAAEIKKAYRKSALKYHPDKNPGDKEAEENFKLAAEAYEVLSDPAKKAKYDQYGHQAFDGSGGFGGGHGGMNMDDIFSQFGDIFGGGFGGFGGGGGGPRRAKGSNLRIKVKLNLEEIANGVEKKVKVKRKVQAPGVTYKTCSTCNGQGQVMRVTNTILGRMQSASTCPTCGGSGQILDKKPNNADSQGMIVEDETVSIKIPAGVVDGMQLKVSSKGNDAPGNSVPGDLIVVIEEIEHEFLKREGENLHYDLYISFAEAVLGISKDIDAVNGKVRIKLEEGIQSGKILRLKGKGIPSINGYGSGDLLVHVNVWTPKTLNKEQKQFFEKALTDDNFTPNPEKSEKSFFEKVKDMFS
- a CDS encoding nucleotide exchange factor GrpE produces the protein MFKNIFKNKSNMTTENTEFDQELDDATLENNANGEQLIIEELSVEEQLTQDLAREKDKFLRLFAEFENYKRRTAKERIELFKTANQEVLLAMLPILDDFDRAIVEISKSEDESLAKGVELIHEKLKGTLVAKGLEQVDVKAGDAFNADFAEAITQIPAPSEKMKGKVVDVLEKGYKLGDKIIRFPKVVIGN
- a CDS encoding ABC transporter ATP-binding protein, coding for MSTILEVNKVVKQYGDYVALNEVSLTVPKGSIYGLLGPNGAGKTSLIRIINQITMPDSGKIILDGELLQPKHVQYIGYLPEERGLYSSMKVGEQCLYLAQMKGLSKAEAKKQLEYWFDRLDIKGWWNKKIQELSKGMAQKIQFVVCVLHKPKLLIFDEPFSGFDPVNANVIKDEILALKEEGATIIFSTHRMESVEELCDDIALIHKSNKLIEGKLIDVKRKHKTNRFEVGILSDNVEGLMYDVTQKFKVGEANFKSLNDEIKLEIQLGNATPNELLHVLSQRGQVMHFVEKIPSVNDIFIQTVTSQV